One Anastrepha obliqua isolate idAnaObli1 chromosome 6, idAnaObli1_1.0, whole genome shotgun sequence DNA window includes the following coding sequences:
- the LOC129250079 gene encoding E3 SUMO-protein ligase ZBED1-like encodes MPRSKVWQRFTIVENTGEASCNYCGDMLKRMGSTTCLWNHYNFKHKLSYGVDNQPEPSSSRATGDSEEFLPPNRKRQSRVSTSTSSSTSITQDRQELITQALTKMLTMDILPTSFVENEGFRSLMSVLEPGYKDPCRKTIRKRIEALYSDELVKAQSTIGKVETHIALNTDGWTSRALDSYVTITAHYFDSDWALHSMNLKTEELSTSHTSENLRSFILDSIEEWAISARVSAIVHDNAKNITNAVRNLDNIDSVACTAHTLQLSIKKGMEMEDCRHLLKKASNLVSAFNHSAKRTTALEKHLQQLEKPVLSLIQSCTTRWNSSFYMVERLLRLRPSLVAVLADREIFDGRTAQKIEIFEDKWLKLSEVSNLLKPLENATTVLCSESKITISLVQPIMNSLVRKHLNVNCNDTSFVTDLKNEISFDFIQRFGLNTTLETRCVDPSHIASFLDPRHKNLLFESSEEFRTKIFTTAKEIYQSCLNMPSTSVADDTPTVIDILLGGDNINEMQSESLVEGSRKAVSHPFTTSQEISCNTSYISMFRASFF; translated from the exons atgcccAGAAGCAAAGTTTGGCAACGTTTTACAATCGTGGAAAATACCGGTGAAGCCTCCTGCAATTATTGTGGTGATATGCTGAAACGTATGGGATCCACCACTTGTTTATGGAACCATTATAACTTTAAGCATAAACTCAGTTATGGAGTTGATAATCAACCGGAACCTTCGAGCAGCCGTGCTACAGGTGATTCAGAAGAATTTTTGCCTCCAAACCGGAAGCGGCAGTCACGGGTTAGTACTTCAACCAGCAGTTCCACAAGTATTACCCAAGACCGTCAAGAACTAATTACCCAGGCGTTAACGAAAATGTTAACAATGGATATTCTGCCGACATCCTTTGTTGAAAATGAAGGATTTAGATCGTTAATGAGTGTTTTGGAGCCAGGGTACAAAGATCCTTGTCGGAAAACTattcgaaaacgaattgaggcTTTGTACTCTGATGAATTAGTCAAAGCTCAAAGTACCATTGGGAAGGTTGAGACACATATAGCTCTGAACACAGATGGTTGGACTTCAAGGGCATTGGATTCCTATGTCACAATAACAG CGCATTATTTTGATTCCGACTGGGCCCTTCATTCAATGAACCTGAAAACAGAAGAATTGAGTACAAGCCACACTTCGGAAAACTTGCGAAGCTTCATTCTGGACTCTATAGAGGAATGGGCAATTTCCGCAAGAGTTTCAGCTATAGTCCAcgataatgcaaaaaatattacaaacgcCGTTAGGAATTTAGACAACATAGACAGCGTTGCTTGTACAGCACATACACTGCAATtaagcataaaaaagggcatGGAGATGGAGGACTgcagacatttattaaaaaaagcatcAAATTTAGTAAGTGCCTTCAATCATTCCGCAAAAAGAACAACAGCACTGGAGAAACACCTTCAGCAACTTGAAAAACCCGTACTGTCGCTGATACAAAGTTGCACGACAAGATGGAACTCCAGCTTTTATATGGTCGAGCGGCTATTAAGGCTGAGACCCTCATTGGTGGCAGTGCTCGCAGATCGAGAAATTTTTGATGGTCGTACGGcccaaaaaatagaaattttcgaGGACAAGTGGCTTAAGTTAAGTGAGGTTTCAAATTTGCTGAAGCCATtagaaaatgcaacaactgtttTGTGTTCTGAATCCAAAATTACAATATCTCTCGTTCAGCCCATCATGAATAGTTTAGTGAGGAAACACCTCAACGTGAACTGCAATGATACCAGTTTTGTAACGGAtctcaaaaatgaaatttcatttgACTTTATTCAAAGGTTTGGACTGAATACTACGTTGGAGACACGTTGCGTGGACCCATCTCACATCGCATCATTCTTAGATCCGCGACATAAGAACTTACTTTTTGAAAGCTCCGAGGAGTTTAGAACAAAGATCTTCACAACggcaaaggaaatttatcaGTCTTGTTTGAACATGCCGTCAACTTCGGTCGCAGATGATACTCCAACAGTTATTGATATACTTCTTGGTGGGGATAACATAAATGAAATGCAAA GCGAGAGTTTGGTAGAAGGATCACGAAAAGCAGTATCACATCCTTTCACTACTAGCCAAGAAATATCTTGCAATACCAGCTACATCAGCATGTTCCGAGCGAGTTTTTTCTAG